One segment of Deltaproteobacteria bacterium DNA contains the following:
- a CDS encoding PAS domain S-box protein, producing the protein MSQSNLLRFYAAKLDAMPELALVLGRDGRILHANRAYCRLRGAHAPDLRGANIFLYLDEDEESAARALLDNPDCPAVGQIRLRINLPDKNGTRTITWKYTEIPDQEGSIVLVWGSLGSDREHGPEMGFTIGPTGVIQAVSPDLCAMCGFAQDELVGRDARRFYFSPMSRKRIVSRLNARTEIENGQVTLRRKDGSPLILWYSAESIRDKNGRIRAYSGYFQQHTFRFSDKLAHDFASIVNALPDMAWVCGRDYRIAAANDKYLEAYGLQRDAVIGHSEYDFLPRAQAKVLTEAALRVFEEKQELLHPAVPHLTNPDIWHRVIRRPIFDDDRREVIGLLGICRDVTAKILRENAFMDTLRTTDTDIVAIMDDQGRILRRFGLAKEPPVLGCFGMHDAYSLDMRTILDPIHPEDLPLVQQAMQRVLGEHREQHLECRLRDRATTCSTVALRLVFNEVVSGEPRMYVVVRDISDQTALRQAGPAIERLKTATSSRTDRELATFLSVSSAAISNARKNERVPADWFLLVGQRTGWSIDWLVSGLGGAQGNG; encoded by the coding sequence ATGTCCCAATCAAACCTGCTCCGCTTTTATGCGGCCAAGCTGGATGCGATGCCGGAACTGGCCCTTGTCCTGGGCCGGGACGGACGCATTCTCCACGCCAATCGGGCCTATTGCCGGCTACGCGGCGCGCATGCCCCGGACCTGCGTGGCGCGAACATTTTTCTGTATCTCGACGAGGACGAGGAATCCGCGGCCAGGGCCCTGCTCGACAATCCGGACTGCCCGGCCGTTGGCCAGATCCGCCTGCGCATCAACCTGCCGGACAAGAACGGCACGCGCACCATCACCTGGAAGTACACCGAAATCCCCGACCAAGAAGGCAGCATCGTCTTGGTCTGGGGCAGCCTGGGCTCCGACCGGGAACACGGACCCGAGATGGGCTTCACCATCGGCCCCACGGGCGTGATCCAGGCGGTCAGCCCGGATCTGTGCGCCATGTGCGGCTTTGCCCAGGACGAGCTTGTCGGGCGCGACGCGCGGCGGTTCTACTTCAGCCCCATGTCCCGGAAACGGATCGTGTCCCGCCTCAATGCCCGGACCGAAATCGAAAATGGCCAGGTCACCCTGCGCCGCAAGGACGGTTCTCCACTAATATTATGGTACAGCGCTGAGTCCATCCGGGACAAAAACGGCCGAATCCGGGCCTACAGCGGCTATTTCCAACAACACACGTTCCGCTTTTCGGACAAGCTGGCCCACGATTTTGCCAGCATCGTCAACGCGCTCCCGGACATGGCCTGGGTCTGTGGACGCGATTACCGCATCGCGGCGGCCAACGATAAATACCTGGAAGCCTATGGCCTCCAACGCGACGCGGTTATCGGACATTCGGAATACGATTTCCTGCCGCGGGCCCAGGCCAAGGTTCTGACCGAGGCCGCGCTACGGGTCTTCGAGGAAAAACAAGAACTCCTCCACCCGGCCGTGCCCCATCTGACCAACCCGGATATCTGGCACCGGGTCATCCGCCGGCCCATTTTCGACGACGACCGGCGCGAAGTCATCGGCCTGCTCGGCATCTGCCGGGATGTCACGGCCAAGATCCTGCGCGAAAACGCCTTCATGGACACCCTGCGCACCACCGACACGGACATCGTGGCGATCATGGACGACCAGGGACGCATCCTGCGCCGCTTCGGCCTGGCCAAGGAACCGCCGGTCCTTGGCTGCTTCGGCATGCACGACGCCTACAGCCTGGACATGCGCACCATTCTCGACCCCATCCATCCCGAGGATCTGCCCCTGGTCCAGCAGGCCATGCAGCGGGTTCTGGGCGAACACCGCGAACAGCACCTGGAATGCCGGCTCCGAGACCGTGCCACGACGTGCTCCACGGTGGCCCTGCGGCTGGTCTTCAACGAGGTGGTGTCCGGCGAGCCGCGCATGTACGTCGTGGTCCGTGACATCTCCGACCAAACAGCCCTGCGTCAGGCCGGACCGGCCATCGAACGCCTCAAAACCGCCACCAGTTCCCGCACGGACCGGGAATTGGCGACCTTTCTAAGCGTGTCCTCGGCGGCCATATCCAATGCCCGCAAGAATGAGCGTGTCCCGGCGGATTGGTTTCTTCTGGTCGGGCAGCGCACCGGATGGTCCATCGACTGGCTCGTGTCCGGCCTGGGCGGAGCCCAAGGCAACGGGTGA
- a CDS encoding tetratricopeptide repeat protein: protein MPARMSVSRRIGFFWSGSAPDGPSTGSCPAWAEPKATGESAPPGLIIALSRVKRSSIFRRNKPAITFWSPTMNTRFLAVIALALLCACSPRVKEGPDLRPRWYSLNQEFIRLYARGDYEQALATARQTVDLAHGFTPRENADLATSLNNLGVTHTALGQYDEAEAPLKRALELRRAILGPTHPDVATTLGNLGELAVARDHPAEAEDYFIRALDLREAELNPNSTDLADTLHNLGELYFRKNLLDQAEPLLKRALAARERSFGPEHALVGKTLDILAGIEQTKGHHAEAQTLLERSVGIKEQALGPDHPWLVTTLVSLSDVLVAQGKAAEADPLARRAVDIGEKVYGPANVRLAIPLGALGTVAKAQGQLQEAEVYFARALDLREKGLVSDHVDIATSAGNLAGVYSAQSQHERARQLYERALLISQARLGDHVNVALLQQNLAIVQHKLGHEEEARNLLLQSLGLRKKLLGANHPSVAQTLDTLAAVLRESGDELGAEEFEHQAAEIRKAAQ from the coding sequence ATGCCCGCAAGAATGAGCGTGTCCCGGCGGATTGGTTTCTTCTGGTCGGGCAGCGCACCGGATGGTCCATCGACTGGCTCGTGTCCGGCCTGGGCGGAGCCCAAGGCAACGGGTGAATCCGCTCCTCCGGGCTTGATCATTGCCCTGAGTCGGGTCAAGAGAAGCAGCATATTCCGGCGGAACAAGCCCGCCATAACCTTCTGGAGTCCGACCATGAACACACGCTTCCTCGCCGTCATTGCCCTGGCCCTGCTCTGCGCCTGTTCCCCCCGGGTCAAGGAAGGACCAGACCTCCGGCCGCGCTGGTACTCCCTGAACCAGGAATTCATCCGCCTGTACGCCCGAGGCGACTACGAACAGGCCCTGGCCACCGCGCGCCAGACCGTTGACCTGGCCCATGGTTTCACGCCTCGGGAAAACGCGGACCTGGCCACCTCCCTGAACAATCTGGGCGTGACCCACACAGCCCTGGGACAGTACGACGAGGCCGAGGCACCGCTCAAGCGCGCCCTGGAGCTGCGTCGCGCCATTCTCGGGCCAACGCATCCGGACGTGGCCACGACCCTGGGCAATCTGGGCGAATTGGCCGTGGCCAGGGATCATCCGGCCGAGGCCGAGGACTATTTCATCCGGGCCCTGGATCTCCGCGAGGCGGAACTCAATCCCAACAGCACGGATCTGGCCGACACCTTGCACAATCTGGGCGAACTCTATTTCCGCAAGAATCTCCTGGATCAGGCCGAACCGCTTCTGAAACGCGCCCTGGCCGCACGGGAACGCAGCTTTGGACCCGAACACGCCCTGGTCGGCAAGACCCTGGACATCCTGGCCGGCATCGAACAGACCAAGGGACATCACGCCGAGGCCCAAACCCTGCTGGAACGCTCCGTGGGCATCAAGGAACAAGCCCTGGGGCCGGACCACCCCTGGCTCGTCACCACCCTGGTTTCCCTGAGCGACGTCCTGGTGGCCCAGGGCAAGGCCGCCGAGGCCGATCCCCTGGCCCGGCGCGCCGTGGACATCGGCGAAAAGGTTTACGGCCCCGCCAATGTCCGGTTGGCCATACCCCTGGGCGCCCTGGGCACCGTGGCCAAGGCCCAGGGACAATTGCAGGAAGCCGAGGTCTATTTCGCCAGGGCCCTGGACCTGCGTGAAAAAGGGCTGGTTTCCGACCACGTCGACATCGCCACTTCCGCTGGCAACCTGGCTGGTGTCTATTCCGCCCAGAGCCAACACGAACGGGCCCGGCAGCTCTATGAACGCGCCCTGCTCATCAGCCAGGCCCGCCTGGGTGATCATGTCAACGTGGCCCTCCTGCAGCAGAATCTCGCTATCGTGCAGCACAAGCTCGGCCACGAGGAAGAAGCCCGGAACCTGCTTTTGCAAAGCCTGGGCCTACGCAAAAAACTTTTGGGCGCGAATCACCCCTCCGTGGCCCAGACCCTGGACACCCTGGCCGCCGTTCTGCGCGAATCCGGCGACGAATTGGGCGCCGAGGAATTCGAACACCAAGCCGCCGAAATCAGAAAGGCCGCGCAATAG